The Methanofollis sp. UBA420 genome contains a region encoding:
- a CDS encoding coiled-coil protein yields the protein MLDELIEKRKKSLSESEQHKNRRNELNALASTHARERNQLNTQTREFVEEAQKNKELRDQSNNEVHRLKDERNKLNAKANEYFEEIESFKKDHSAFQKNASIKEIQRQIEAMEFRQQTEVFSTDKERELIDKIKHMKATIKEQEDELEQNKDLKTKLQSARDLRKEASDIHDRVTEVAELAQKHHDMMVEFYRKADQSREAADTEHKAFVEAQEAADEEHKAFITCQKELRDYDKVISGLRNKKKKTKVTKEQREVRQEAERIFQLFKGGEKLTTEDILLLQRSKLL from the coding sequence ATGTTGGATGAACTGATCGAAAAGAGAAAAAAATCACTTTCCGAGTCTGAACAGCATAAAAATCGGCGCAACGAGCTTAACGCCCTTGCGAGCACCCATGCCCGTGAGCGGAACCAGCTCAACACCCAGACCCGGGAGTTTGTCGAGGAGGCCCAGAAAAATAAGGAGCTCCGGGACCAGTCCAATAATGAGGTCCACCGGCTGAAGGACGAGCGAAACAAGCTCAACGCCAAGGCCAACGAGTACTTCGAAGAGATCGAGTCCTTCAAGAAGGACCACTCCGCCTTCCAGAAGAATGCAAGCATCAAAGAAATCCAGCGCCAGATCGAAGCGATGGAGTTCCGCCAGCAGACCGAGGTCTTCTCTACCGACAAAGAGAGGGAACTGATCGACAAGATCAAGCACATGAAGGCCACCATCAAGGAGCAGGAGGACGAACTTGAGCAGAACAAGGACCTCAAGACCAAACTCCAGAGCGCCCGTGACCTTCGTAAGGAAGCCTCAGACATCCATGACAGGGTGACCGAAGTTGCCGAACTCGCGCAGAAACACCACGACATGATGGTCGAGTTCTACCGGAAGGCCGACCAGTCCCGTGAGGCTGCCGACACCGAGCACAAGGCTTTTGTCGAGGCGCAGGAAGCCGCTGACGAGGAACACAAGGCATTCATCACCTGCCAGAAGGAACTCCGCGACTATGACAAGGTCATCTCCGGTCTCCGCAACAAGAAGAAGAAGACAAAGGTCACCAAGGAGCAGCGCGAGGTCAGGCAGGAGGCCGAGCGCATCTTCCAGCTCTTCAAGGGCGGGGAGAAACTCACGACCGAGGACATCCTCCTTCTGCAGCGGTCCAAACTCCTTTAA
- a CDS encoding DUF373 family protein, with translation MAEGTTLILCIDRDDDLGYKAGLASPVVGREACLNAASALALADPEDSDVNAIFQAVKTYDELKERGEEVEVAILTGNHMHMLEGDRKIGTDLDDVIARTDADACVLISDGAEDEYILPIVQSRLSVTSIRRVIVTQMPNLEGTYYIIKKLLDDPKVSRMVLIPLGLAMLIYATAYLVGYPEGATIVVVGALGIYLLLKGLGFDEFFSYSVNSLQVALRRGKITFVSYITAILFFIVGVIIGLYSLLVYYTQEGILLYLLTFFYGGIGWFTAAGIIASVGRIIDVYMNEIEDLGRVIVLPFFISAIGIIVYGTSIYMLSLSHIEKFPYPEFNGLNVAMYAMVGGLFLAFVGVYIQSLVNRWIEKKGENTAITP, from the coding sequence ATGGCTGAGGGCACTACACTGATCCTGTGCATCGACCGGGACGACGACCTCGGGTACAAGGCAGGTCTCGCAAGTCCGGTAGTCGGACGTGAGGCGTGCCTGAACGCAGCCAGCGCACTTGCACTCGCCGACCCCGAAGATTCAGACGTCAACGCCATTTTTCAGGCCGTAAAAACCTATGACGAACTAAAAGAGCGGGGCGAAGAGGTCGAAGTTGCGATCCTCACCGGCAACCATATGCATATGCTTGAGGGGGACCGGAAGATCGGCACAGATCTCGACGACGTGATCGCCCGGACCGATGCAGATGCCTGTGTTCTTATCTCCGACGGTGCTGAAGACGAGTACATCCTCCCGATCGTCCAGTCAAGGCTCTCCGTGACGAGCATCAGGAGGGTGATCGTCACCCAGATGCCGAACCTCGAAGGGACCTACTATATCATCAAAAAACTCCTCGACGACCCGAAGGTCTCGCGGATGGTCCTGATCCCTCTCGGCCTTGCGATGCTCATCTACGCCACCGCCTACCTCGTCGGCTACCCGGAGGGGGCGACGATCGTCGTCGTGGGCGCACTCGGCATTTATCTCCTCCTCAAAGGGCTTGGCTTCGACGAGTTTTTCAGTTACTCGGTCAACTCCCTGCAGGTCGCACTGAGACGGGGCAAGATCACCTTCGTATCCTATATCACGGCGATCCTCTTTTTCATCGTCGGGGTGATCATCGGACTGTACAGTCTGCTTGTCTATTACACCCAGGAAGGGATACTGCTCTACCTGCTGACCTTCTTCTACGGCGGGATCGGGTGGTTCACTGCGGCAGGGATCATCGCTTCGGTCGGCAGGATCATCGACGTCTACATGAATGAGATCGAAGACCTCGGCAGGGTGATCGTCCTCCCCTTTTTCATCAGCGCCATCGGCATCATCGTCTACGGCACGAGCATCTACATGCTCTCCCTCTCGCACATTGAAAAATTCCCGTACCCCGAGTTCAACGGGCTCAATGTTGCGATGTACGCCATGGTAGGGGGGCTGTTCCTCGCCTTTGTCGGCGTCTACATCCAGTCGCTCGTCAACCGCTGGATCGAGAAAAAAGGAGAGAATACTGCGATTACGCCCTGA
- the albA gene encoding DNA-binding protein Alba, which yields MLKDNTVFVGNKPVMNYVLAVVTQFNNGADEVAIKARGKAISRAVDTAEIAINRFLEGVNKKEILTSTEMIDTDTGKTNVSSIEIILSQNPK from the coding sequence ATGTTAAAGGACAACACAGTATTCGTCGGAAACAAACCGGTCATGAACTATGTACTTGCAGTTGTGACCCAGTTCAACAATGGCGCGGATGAAGTGGCCATCAAGGCGCGGGGGAAGGCGATCTCCCGGGCTGTCGACACCGCCGAGATCGCGATCAACCGGTTCCTGGAAGGCGTAAACAAAAAGGAGATCCTCACCTCGACGGAGATGATCGATACGGACACGGGCAAGACGAATGTGTCCAGTATCGAGATTATTCTCTCGCAAAATCCAAAATGA
- the asd gene encoding aspartate-semialdehyde dehydrogenase — translation MINVGVLGATGAVGQRFVQLLSDHPWFNLQTLTASERSAGKRYGDAVNWRLDVPFPDSAADVIVSPTTVEAVRDCDIVFSALPADIAKGIEEEVAAVGVGVCSNASSHRMDPDVPLVIAEVNPDHLGMIDLQHDHGRDGFIVTNPNCSTIMLTLALEPLRQFNFSKVFVATMQAISGAGFEGVAGMAIYDNVIPYIKGEEEKMASEPRKIMGTFNGSEVEPATFLVSACCNRVPVIDGHTLSVWVDVDRPLDEVRKAYQEYRAPFSGLPTQPARSIEYLDQPDRPQVRLDRNRGNGMTVSVGRLREGLRFAAMGHNTIRGAAGASVLNAELIYKEKYL, via the coding sequence ATGATAAATGTTGGAGTTCTCGGTGCTACCGGGGCTGTCGGCCAGAGGTTTGTACAGTTGCTCTCTGATCATCCCTGGTTCAACCTCCAGACCCTGACGGCTTCAGAGCGCAGTGCCGGAAAGCGGTACGGCGACGCGGTCAACTGGCGGCTGGATGTGCCTTTCCCTGATTCGGCTGCCGATGTTATCGTCAGTCCGACCACTGTCGAGGCGGTTCGCGACTGTGATATCGTTTTTTCAGCCCTGCCGGCCGATATTGCGAAGGGTATCGAAGAGGAGGTTGCGGCGGTCGGTGTCGGCGTCTGTTCCAACGCCAGTTCGCACCGGATGGACCCCGACGTCCCCCTGGTCATCGCCGAAGTGAACCCCGACCATCTGGGCATGATCGATCTCCAGCACGATCATGGGCGGGACGGTTTTATCGTGACCAACCCGAACTGCTCGACGATCATGCTCACCCTCGCCCTTGAGCCCCTGCGGCAGTTCAACTTTTCGAAGGTCTTCGTGGCGACGATGCAGGCGATCTCGGGCGCCGGTTTCGAGGGCGTGGCCGGCATGGCGATCTACGATAACGTCATCCCCTATATCAAGGGGGAGGAGGAGAAGATGGCCAGCGAACCGAGGAAGATCATGGGCACCTTCAATGGTTCCGAAGTGGAGCCGGCCACCTTCTTGGTGAGTGCCTGCTGCAACCGTGTGCCTGTCATCGACGGCCACACCCTCTCGGTCTGGGTAGATGTCGACCGTCCGCTTGACGAGGTCCGGAAGGCATACCAGGAATACCGGGCACCTTTCTCCGGTCTCCCGACTCAACCGGCACGGTCGATCGAGTACCTCGATCAGCCCGACCGCCCGCAGGTGAGGCTCGACCGCAACCGTGGCAATGGCATGACTGTTTCGGTGGGAAGGCTCCGGGAAGGCCTCCGTTTTGCCGCTATGGGCCACAACACCATTCGCGGGGCTGCCGGGGCATCGGTACTAAACGCTGAGTTAATCTATAAGGAGAAGTATCTCTGA
- a CDS encoding 4Fe-4S binding protein has product MVAVVDPDLCVGCETCVDECPSEAISMEDGIAVVNKDACTDCGTCVDVCPAGAIHME; this is encoded by the coding sequence ATGGTTGCAGTTGTTGACCCTGATCTCTGCGTCGGTTGTGAGACCTGTGTGGATGAATGCCCGTCAGAGGCGATCTCGATGGAAGACGGTATCGCCGTCGTGAACAAGGACGCCTGCACCGATTGCGGCACATGTGTTGACGTCTGCCCTGCGGGCGCCATCCACATGGAATAA
- the dapB gene encoding 4-hydroxy-tetrahydrodipicolinate reductase has product MIRVVISGALGRMGTILGRLVSEAPDLELVGGIDVHAGTFYGAPVVEAKNIDSFLKATKPDVLIDFTVAHAAVGNITAAADNGVALIVGTTGFTPEQQEEIRMAVEGHVPAVISSNFSVGVNIFWRLIREAARLLNEGYDVEVTEAHHRYKKDAPSGTAKTILGILDEELGSRPHQYGREGMTERKDEIGVHVIRGGDIVGDHAVLFAGNYEVIELSHRAYDRAVFASGAIRAASWVKGKAPGIYSMADVLGLP; this is encoded by the coding sequence ATGATTAGAGTTGTCATATCAGGGGCCCTCGGGCGGATGGGCACGATCCTCGGCCGTCTCGTCTCCGAGGCGCCTGACCTCGAACTGGTCGGTGGCATCGACGTCCATGCCGGGACCTTCTATGGTGCGCCTGTTGTCGAAGCGAAAAATATCGACTCATTTCTGAAGGCGACAAAGCCCGACGTCCTTATTGATTTCACCGTGGCGCACGCGGCTGTTGGGAACATCACGGCCGCCGCCGACAACGGCGTTGCGCTCATCGTCGGCACGACCGGTTTCACGCCAGAACAGCAGGAGGAGATCAGGATGGCAGTCGAGGGGCATGTGCCCGCGGTGATATCGAGCAACTTCTCTGTCGGGGTGAACATCTTCTGGCGCCTGATCAGGGAGGCTGCCCGTCTCCTCAACGAAGGATATGATGTCGAGGTGACAGAGGCCCATCACCGCTACAAGAAAGACGCCCCGAGCGGGACCGCGAAGACGATCCTCGGAATCCTCGACGAGGAACTCGGCAGCCGCCCCCACCAGTATGGCCGCGAGGGCATGACCGAACGGAAAGACGAGATCGGCGTCCACGTGATCCGGGGCGGCGACATCGTCGGCGACCATGCGGTCCTCTTTGCCGGGAACTATGAGGTGATCGAACTCTCTCATCGCGCCTACGACCGTGCGGTCTTTGCGAGCGGCGCTATCAGGGCGGCCTCATGGGTGAAGGGAAAGGCCCCGGGCATCTATTCGATGGCAGACGTCCTCGGGCTGCCCTGA
- the dapA gene encoding 4-hydroxy-tetrahydrodipicolinate synthase, translating to MFEGVFPAVITPFRRTPDHRLDLEGLRSNIEFLIARGVHGIVPCGSTGESATLTFEEHEQVIGATVDTVNGRVPVLAGTGSNNTAEAIRFTKAARDIGADGALVISPYYNKPNRSGLVKHFSALADLDLPVVLYNVPGRTGQNILPDLVVELADNPNIVGIKEASGNLEQVSRIIEDTQDRDFEVLSGDDALTLPILTLGGSGVISVAANIEPALMVGMYEAVKKGDLEEARRIHYRLSPLFRAMFIDTNPIPVKKAAELRGMAAGPVRLPLDELDPAKTEKLAEVLGHYD from the coding sequence ATGTTTGAGGGAGTGTTTCCAGCAGTCATTACCCCTTTTAGGCGGACCCCGGATCACCGCCTTGATCTTGAGGGGCTCCGATCGAATATTGAGTTTTTGATCGCCCGGGGTGTCCATGGAATTGTTCCATGTGGATCTACGGGCGAATCTGCAACACTCACGTTTGAAGAGCACGAGCAGGTGATCGGGGCGACGGTCGATACGGTGAACGGCCGGGTGCCGGTGCTTGCAGGGACCGGGTCAAACAACACCGCCGAGGCCATCAGGTTTACGAAGGCGGCGCGGGACATCGGTGCCGATGGCGCACTGGTCATCAGCCCGTACTACAACAAGCCAAACCGTTCTGGTCTTGTGAAACATTTTTCCGCCCTTGCCGATCTCGATCTCCCGGTCGTTCTCTATAATGTTCCCGGCAGGACCGGACAGAATATCCTGCCCGACCTTGTCGTCGAACTCGCCGACAACCCGAACATCGTCGGGATCAAGGAGGCGAGCGGGAACCTGGAACAGGTCTCGCGGATCATCGAGGATACGCAGGACCGGGACTTCGAGGTGCTCTCCGGTGACGACGCCCTGACTCTGCCCATCCTCACCCTTGGCGGGAGCGGCGTGATCTCTGTGGCCGCGAATATCGAACCGGCACTGATGGTCGGGATGTACGAGGCTGTGAAAAAGGGCGACCTGGAAGAAGCGCGGCGTATCCATTACCGCCTGTCCCCTCTCTTCAGGGCGATGTTCATCGATACAAATCCGATCCCGGTGAAAAAGGCCGCTGAACTCCGCGGCATGGCCGCCGGGCCGGTCAGACTCCCTCTCGACGAACTCGACCCTGCAAAGACAGAAAAACTCGCGGAGGTGCTCGGGCACTATGATTAG
- a CDS encoding 30S ribosomal protein S17e yields the protein MGIKPTYIKSLGNDIRNKNPGRFTGDFAENKQIVAEVSVIESKRVRNRVSGYITRKQNTKRVSA from the coding sequence ATGGGAATAAAGCCGACGTATATTAAGAGCCTTGGTAACGATATCAGAAACAAAAACCCCGGCCGCTTTACCGGCGACTTCGCGGAAAACAAGCAGATCGTTGCCGAAGTTTCGGTCATCGAATCGAAGCGCGTGCGGAACAGGGTCAGCGGTTACATCACGAGAAAGCAAAATACTAAAAGAGTATCTGCGTAA
- a CDS encoding thiamine-phosphate synthase family protein: MSHEERDQVLRALSAAVDLLREGMDPCLVPEVGTNITYALEKAREPGDVVAVRGRIVRLGEAVHPVGEVAFGASDHVARIVLTAMRYDPRVRAAANIRFAEPILHELEEMMLDIRYFDRDQEPPGIKTMDWGVASCCKTGVPDVIYDRGASGKEPMIRILGEDPDEVAHNILKLSRRIKNTNLRDRCEWE; the protein is encoded by the coding sequence ATGAGCCATGAAGAACGGGACCAGGTTCTCAGGGCCCTCTCTGCGGCCGTCGACCTGCTGCGCGAGGGGATGGACCCCTGCCTCGTCCCAGAAGTCGGCACGAATATCACGTATGCCCTGGAGAAGGCGCGCGAACCCGGGGATGTCGTAGCAGTGAGGGGCCGGATCGTCCGCCTCGGCGAGGCAGTCCACCCTGTCGGGGAGGTCGCCTTCGGCGCAAGCGACCATGTGGCGCGGATCGTTCTGACCGCGATGCGCTACGACCCGCGGGTGCGTGCGGCCGCAAACATCAGGTTTGCCGAGCCCATCCTCCACGAACTTGAGGAGATGATGCTCGACATCAGGTACTTCGACCGCGACCAGGAACCACCTGGCATCAAGACGATGGACTGGGGCGTCGCCTCGTGCTGCAAGACCGGCGTTCCGGACGTGATCTATGACCGCGGCGCCTCAGGCAAGGAACCGATGATCCGGATCCTCGGCGAGGATCCGGACGAGGTCGCACATAATATTCTTAAACTGTCAAGACGCATTAAAAATACAAATCTCAGGGATAGGTGCGAATGGGAATAA
- a CDS encoding HDIG domain-containing metalloprotein, whose product MDRDEALTLLNRHVASDSLRMHCIATAAVLLGLAETFGEDADLWEVIGILHDIDYETIGGDMNRHGIEGAALLRQEGLPEVICLAVERHNHILYGPYTERLDLALQSADSISGFLIACARVKGGAITDVTPKTVKKKLKEKAFAAGCERERIAAVNGLVEPEEFYRIAIASLAARKDELGLR is encoded by the coding sequence ATGGACAGGGACGAAGCACTGACCCTCCTCAATCGGCATGTGGCATCTGACTCGCTTCGCATGCACTGCATCGCCACGGCGGCAGTCCTCCTCGGCCTTGCCGAAACCTTCGGAGAGGACGCGGACCTCTGGGAGGTGATCGGTATCCTCCATGACATCGACTACGAGACCATCGGCGGCGACATGAACAGGCACGGTATCGAGGGTGCCGCTCTCCTCAGGCAGGAGGGCCTACCCGAGGTGATCTGTCTGGCAGTCGAACGGCACAACCATATCCTCTACGGCCCGTACACAGAAAGGCTCGACCTCGCCCTCCAGTCCGCAGACAGCATCAGTGGCTTTCTCATTGCCTGCGCCCGCGTCAAAGGGGGGGCGATCACCGATGTCACCCCGAAGACCGTGAAGAAGAAACTGAAGGAGAAGGCCTTTGCCGCCGGGTGCGAAAGGGAGAGGATCGCCGCGGTGAACGGTCTCGTCGAGCCTGAGGAGTTCTATCGCATCGCCATCGCCTCTCTTGCAGCACGGAAGGACGAACTCGGCCTGCGTTAG
- a CDS encoding DNA primase large subunit PriL: MVDVQDLARYPFLEEAQDYVRNESGTLNLILRSELGKSLLEHASRRVRDTLAQKNPAECGVYGRDAKEDIFTYVLARMLVSCINDRMLIERLSQFEARRAYSWFVREDRERMVRIAERVGIDLERPTLPVVAYVGLIGPLNDERWRLVNRRVENGHVSLLPEEMQELVEERIRAIIRERLPLTVPEEVCRILRPYTDEIAAALQQRALEEFGEVDESSFPPCIAALIKAVTAGTNLPHVGRFALTAFLHNIGLSTTQIVAVFQRAPDFDLSMTMYQVEHISGRAGTEYTAPSCATMRTHGLCVRRDEACEKVSHPLSYYKWKKKQNLYKVRKSSR, translated from the coding sequence ATGGTTGATGTCCAGGACCTGGCCAGATATCCCTTTTTAGAGGAGGCACAGGACTACGTCAGGAACGAGTCCGGCACCCTCAACCTGATCCTCAGGTCTGAACTGGGCAAGTCCCTCCTTGAACACGCCTCCCGGCGGGTCAGGGACACGCTTGCCCAGAAAAATCCCGCAGAGTGCGGGGTCTATGGCAGGGACGCAAAGGAAGACATCTTCACCTATGTCCTTGCACGGATGCTCGTCTCCTGCATCAACGACCGGATGCTCATAGAGCGGCTCTCGCAGTTCGAGGCGCGGCGCGCATACTCCTGGTTCGTGCGGGAGGACAGGGAGCGGATGGTCCGTATCGCCGAAAGGGTCGGGATCGACCTTGAGCGGCCTACCCTGCCGGTGGTTGCCTATGTCGGGCTGATCGGCCCGCTCAATGACGAGCGCTGGCGGCTCGTCAACCGACGAGTCGAAAACGGTCATGTTTCTCTCCTGCCCGAGGAGATGCAGGAACTGGTCGAGGAGCGGATCCGGGCGATCATCAGAGAAAGGCTTCCGCTCACCGTCCCCGAGGAAGTCTGCAGAATTTTACGGCCCTATACCGATGAGATCGCCGCCGCTCTCCAGCAGCGCGCCCTCGAGGAGTTCGGTGAGGTGGACGAGTCATCTTTCCCGCCCTGCATTGCGGCCCTCATCAAGGCGGTCACCGCCGGGACCAACCTCCCCCATGTCGGCAGGTTCGCCCTCACTGCCTTCCTCCACAACATCGGGCTGTCGACGACACAGATCGTCGCGGTCTTCCAGAGGGCGCCAGACTTCGACCTCTCGATGACGATGTACCAGGTGGAGCACATCTCCGGCCGGGCCGGGACCGAGTACACCGCCCCGTCGTGTGCGACGATGCGGACACACGGCCTCTGCGTTCGCCGCGACGAGGCCTGCGAGAAGGTGAGCCACCCCCTCTCATACTACAAATGGAAAAAGAAGCAGAATCTGTATAAGGTCAGGAAATCTTCTCGTTGA
- a CDS encoding DNA polymerase sliding clamp — translation MLKATIDADTFRESIDALAALVTECRLHVDGSGVKTCAVDTANVAMVSLDLGKDAFETYEATPDELGIDIAKMKNILGMMGKGDILSLNLPEGSRRLELAFGSYQYSVTLLDINTIRKDPNPPAIELPGKVELPGSALSTAIKAADVISDKIALGIDPKAEIFYMMAEGDTDHIKLELGRDQLISLQPAEARSLFSLDYLKDMGKVMGRSEKVCVALGIDHPVKVAFDLAGGKGHVEYLLAPRIEAD, via the coding sequence ATGTTAAAAGCAACGATTGATGCAGATACCTTCCGGGAGTCGATCGACGCCCTGGCCGCGCTGGTGACCGAATGCCGGCTCCACGTCGATGGAAGCGGGGTGAAAACCTGCGCCGTCGACACCGCGAATGTTGCCATGGTCTCTCTGGACCTCGGCAAGGACGCCTTCGAGACCTACGAAGCGACTCCCGATGAACTCGGGATCGATATTGCAAAGATGAAAAATATCCTCGGGATGATGGGGAAAGGCGATATTTTATCTCTGAACCTCCCTGAGGGCAGCCGCCGGCTGGAACTCGCGTTCGGGAGTTACCAGTATTCTGTCACGCTCCTTGACATCAATACGATCAGGAAAGACCCGAACCCCCCTGCCATCGAACTCCCCGGCAAGGTCGAGCTCCCCGGCAGCGCGCTCTCCACTGCGATCAAGGCCGCGGACGTCATTTCAGACAAGATCGCCCTTGGCATCGACCCGAAGGCCGAGATATTTTACATGATGGCTGAAGGCGACACCGACCATATCAAGCTCGAGCTCGGGCGCGATCAGCTCATCTCTCTCCAGCCTGCCGAGGCGCGCTCGCTCTTCTCCCTCGACTATCTCAAGGATATGGGCAAGGTCATGGGCCGCTCAGAGAAGGTCTGCGTTGCCCTGGGCATTGACCACCCGGTGAAGGTAGCCTTTGACCTCGCCGGCGGGAAGGGGCATGTCGAGTACCTGCTCGCGCCGCGCATCGAAGCTGACTGA
- a CDS encoding RlmE family RNA methyltransferase, protein MTSQWTRDKYYTRAMREGFRARAAYKLLEIQKRHTVIRDDDNVVDLGAAPGSWLQVLKTFTRGTIIGVDLNSIAPVEGVKTIVGDFTTPEVQEEVRRLAGGVVSVVTCDASPKLSGATSYDQARAIALGEDALAFAVTILKDGGNFVCKSFQGEDFPELYAEVKKHFLSVRTFRPQASRRGSKEIYIVAKNFRRQKDGAEG, encoded by the coding sequence ATGACATCACAATGGACACGGGACAAATACTATACCCGGGCAATGAGGGAGGGTTTCCGGGCACGGGCCGCCTACAAATTGCTGGAGATCCAGAAGAGGCACACGGTGATCAGGGACGACGACAATGTCGTCGACCTCGGCGCCGCGCCGGGCAGCTGGCTGCAGGTCCTCAAGACCTTCACCAGGGGGACGATCATCGGCGTCGACCTCAACTCGATCGCCCCGGTGGAGGGCGTGAAGACGATTGTCGGGGACTTCACGACGCCTGAGGTGCAGGAAGAGGTGCGCAGACTTGCCGGAGGAGTCGTATCGGTCGTGACCTGCGATGCCTCTCCGAAGCTCTCCGGGGCGACGAGTTACGACCAGGCGCGGGCAATCGCCCTCGGCGAGGATGCCCTCGCCTTTGCGGTCACGATCCTGAAGGACGGGGGAAACTTTGTCTGCAAGTCCTTCCAGGGAGAGGACTTCCCCGAACTCTATGCTGAGGTGAAGAAGCACTTCCTGTCTGTACGCACTTTCAGGCCGCAGGCATCCCGGCGCGGGAGCAAGGAGATCTACATCGTCGCCAAGAACTTCCGGAGGCAGAAGGATGGTGCTGAAGGATAA
- the moaA gene encoding GTP 3',8-cyclase MoaA translates to MVLKDNSGRPVTNLRISLTPRCNLDCIYCHAEGEVKPREELSLEEIREILRVGAKIGIKSVKFTGGEPLLRKDILDIVRAVPRGIESSMTTNGTLLPGLAHDLKEAGLARVNVSLDTLRHDRYRQITKKDLLDHVLDGIREAVDAGLTPVKLNTVILKGLNEDEIPDFLAFVRDSDALILQIIELMEFNNCTMHGDVDRLEKEIADNSTEVLTRRMHHRKKYCVDGAEVEVVRPLHNTEFCAFCNRLRVTSDGYLKPCLLRTDNHVDIRGKKGEELEALFEKAVQNREPFFK, encoded by the coding sequence ATGGTGCTGAAGGATAACTCCGGTCGCCCGGTAACAAACCTGCGGATCAGTCTCACGCCGCGCTGCAACCTCGACTGCATTTACTGTCATGCAGAGGGGGAGGTGAAGCCGCGCGAAGAGCTCAGCCTTGAGGAGATCAGGGAGATCCTCCGTGTCGGTGCAAAGATCGGGATCAAAAGCGTGAAGTTCACGGGGGGCGAGCCACTCCTCAGGAAGGATATTCTCGATATCGTCAGGGCTGTGCCGCGCGGGATCGAGTCGTCGATGACCACGAACGGCACCCTCCTCCCGGGCCTTGCCCATGACCTGAAGGAGGCGGGGCTCGCACGGGTGAACGTGAGTCTCGACACCCTCAGGCACGACAGGTACCGCCAGATCACGAAAAAAGACCTCCTCGACCATGTGCTCGACGGGATCCGCGAGGCCGTCGACGCCGGCCTGACGCCGGTGAAGTTGAACACCGTCATCCTGAAGGGGTTGAACGAGGACGAGATCCCGGACTTCCTCGCCTTCGTCAGGGACAGCGACGCCCTCATCCTCCAGATCATCGAGTTGATGGAGTTCAACAACTGCACGATGCACGGCGACGTGGATCGCCTGGAGAAAGAGATCGCCGACAATTCGACAGAGGTCCTCACCCGGCGCATGCACCACCGGAAGAAGTACTGCGTGGACGGCGCTGAGGTCGAGGTGGTGCGGCCTCTCCACAACACCGAGTTCTGTGCCTTCTGCAACCGCCTGCGCGTGACGTCTGACGGCTACCTCAAGCCCTGCCTCCTGCGGACCGACAACCACGTCGATATCAGGGGGAAGAAGGGAGAGGAACTGGAGGCCCTCTTCGAGAAGGCCGTCCAGAACAGAGAGCCCTTCTTTAAATAA